ggcaggtagcCCGGGTGTACGTACAATGGAGCAAAGGTAGACGAGACGCAGGTACGGTCGGTCATTCTGTCCATCAGTCTGGCTGTTCCACATGCGTGAGTGCAGGCATGCCTATCgttcgtgcgtgcgtgcgtgtgtgcgtgtgcagGGAAACAAGGGGCAGTTGAGACGCGTGTGTGCATGTGCCAGAGTCGCATTGGATTCAGGCCCCAATCTTAGATTAGTACAGTACGAAGGGCGAAcggagaagaaaaaaaaaaagaagggcCTGAGGGGCGGCGTATGAATgcgctcgagcgccgcgcaTAGGGCTGATGagtcgtcgtcaccaaccTATGGACGGAAACCATCCACGCCGGCTGGGGCAAGTGGCAGCATGCGCACCTtgtgcacacacacacatcttGGCTGGCGTTCGACCGGATGatgcgtggcggcgggaggaaAAAGGGTGGGTGTTTCGGATGCGTGCAAGCAGACGTCTTGTCTGCCCCTTGTCAAGGAACGCGGATGATGGCAGGGTTCCATGCAGACTGCAGTACCTTTTTCGGTGCACGACGATGCCCTGAAAAGAGaaagggcgggcggcgcatgAGGCTGCCCCGGCCTAGTACCTTATGTAGGTTGACcgacgccccccccccctcagATAGGCCTGGCCGCCCATTTCCGGTTGGGACGGTTTCCGCCAGCGCCTGAGGTGCCcaagggtggtggtggtgggggcACCGGGGCGTCTGCCCCAGCTAGGTCGGCTTCTTCATGGAGCCCTTCGTTGAGGCGAGCTGGAAGCGAGGAGCCCGCCCTGGAGGCAGAGGCaccgagacggacggacggacggacggacggagcCTTCCACCCAGGTTCTAGCGAAGTTAGGGGCCACGGGGGCGTCGCCTCGGGTGCCATTGCCACTGCATAAAACTGCCCGTCCGCCTGCGactgcccgcccagcacCTAATAAGTTAGTACTGAGGtgcccacccgcccgctgaccgcccgcccatgcCCGCACTCCCGCCTGGGGTGCAGAGGTCTGGCGATTCATCCGTTCTCATCCATTCCTCCACTCAATTCGCATCTGAAACCTCTTCACTcactcgtcctcgccgacaacattctcccagccgccgctgctcctcgaaGAATCGCAATTGCATTGCGCTCGTCAGGGTTGAAGACGCGGCAAGGTGACTACAACGGGCGGCTCTACTCCCGAAAGACGACGTTGTTGCGAGATCGCGGGGCACCCCtgtcgccagccagcccgcgcggcaaaccaacacacacacaaccgCCTcacaggcacgcacgcacgtcacaccacctcggccgcAGCCTCTCTGTCAAtcgtgtcgccgtcgacgaacGGCCAAACGCCCTTGATCGCCAGATACACCGCTGCCGGCCtctgccctcgccgacatTTCTTGCTGGCCGCGCCCGCTTCTTTATCCTCGCCGACTCTCGTCTAGCAAAGCAGCATTGTTGCATTCGCCACTTGTCGCGTGCCTTTTGTTCTGCCCGACGACTTGTTCGGGTGCCGAATTCAGCCAGTATTAGACTGCGTCTCGTCTGCGGCCTGTGTCGCAAACGGAGACGCCACCATGCACCCTCAGCCCAGTGCATCCCACGACATGATGGAGCTGCCACGCAGCGCAGACCTCAACTCGTCATCACCATTATCGGCGAGCGATACATTCGGGGCCGCTGCCATGGATGCCCCAATCTCGGCCGGTGCTGCAGTTGTCGCCCAGGGTGCggcgcccctcgtcgtcatgacCAAGGCCCCCagcgacggccaaggcgacgACTGTCAAACGCCTGCAACCCCGTCTAGAGGCGGTGCATCCGGCAACCATGGCCTCGCAACGgtcgttggcgtcgacgCTCCCTCAGAGTCAGAGGCTGACtccagcctcgccgcgcccgcaTCGCAATCCGCATCGGACAAGCAAACGTCAGCAGTCCCCGACCGGGATCCCGAATCTTGGGTCGCACCCCCGGCTGCCCTGCAGACCCCGGCTGCCGGGATGCCTGCAGCgggtgatgccgccgccctggcgaCCCTTCTCGGCGTGCATCCGACATCACGTCCACAACCTCCACAACCATTACCGCAATTGCAACCGCAACCTCGATCCAACCCCACCTcgaccagcgccgcccgcaccctGACCACGCCAAGCGAGACCCCTCCCTCTGCGCGCTCGCCCACGGAATCAACGCCTGCGACGTCTCAACAGCAGCACTTTGAAAGCGCCGTGCCAATGGGCCTTGGAGCATCGAAGCCGTCTGTcaacgacgagcccgccgccgccgccgccgccgaaccgTCGCTGCCTGGTCGTGGCCAAGAGGAGCGTGACAGCGCTCATTCCGTCGACCCTCaatgccctcctcccccggtCCAAGCCACTGCCGGTTCACCCGCCGATCATGGTGGAGCCCATGGGGGCCTTGCTACGCCCCCGGAGCTGGAGCCTGcggccagcgacgacaaATTCCACATTGATTACGATTATGACGACGCCCAAGGACACCGCATCCTGCGACTCAAGCCCACGACCGCTCAGTGGGACGACTTCCCCGCCGTTCTGGCGTATGCCAGGAAActtggcgccgagggcgacggctgcTTCAAGGTCATCATTCCTCAGAGCCTATGCGAGCCGCTCCCGGACAAGGCATCCAAGGCAGTCCCTGCCAACGCATACAGGGTAAAGCAAATTCGCAAGACGACCTTCTGGCAGGTTAGCACCGTGCCATCCGATGGCGAGTTTAGCTCATTGAATACGGGCCCCGAGttcgccggcaccgtcgacgcggcgttCAAGAACCTGCGGAGGCTGTTCAAGACCAACAAGGACAGGCAGATGCGAAATGTACGCTACAGGGTTGATGTCCCCGCGTGGACACCGAGACAGCGGCTTGAGGCCGGGGTCCCGGAACGCAGCCCACTCCATCCTCTCAAGGGCGACAAGCTGGATCACACCAAAGCCGTCATCCCCGGCATCCACACCCCTTATGTGTACGAAAGTGGGCCATACTTTGGCGCGACCTTTCAGATACACGCCGAGGACTTCCGTCTTGCCTCTCTCAACCATCTCTACAAGGGCCGCAAGATTTGGATCGTCATCCCATCCACggccgtcgacatcgccgagAAGGCGCTCGGCCGAGGCACCGGCTGCTCGCAATTCATGCGCCACCGTGCCGAGTTCTTCTTCCCCGACAAACTGGACAAGTTGGGCATCCCGTACCGCTTCGTCGACCAGCGCCCCGGCGAGACAATCGTCATCTTGCCCGACGCTTATCACGAGGGTTTCAGTACCGGCTACaccatcgccgaggccaagaatTATGCCGACGCGAGCTGGAACACGGACGCGTACCAGCCCTGCGACGTCACTTGTAAGCTGGTCACGGCGATCCCCGCGGCTTTCATGCGGCCGCTGGACCAAGGCGAGATGAGGCTGGATCTGTGCGCGGCATACGGTGACGATGGAAAGCTGAAGCCCTTGGAGGTTTCGCAGAAGCGATCACACGACGCattgggcgacggcgtggacgTCATAGCCGTTGCGCCGTTCGTTTCCAAGAGTATGCAGTCTACGACCCCTGGAGGACCAGATTTGAAGCGCGTTAAAGTGTGAGTGGTGACGACAGCATGAGAATTGCTTTTACGCAGCCATGACAGGATTCGTACCTGTACTTTTGGCGTTTGGAGGGAAAACCTGTACAAGAAAGAAGCATATCCGCACGTCTTGTGGACAAAGGGAGTCGGGAAAACGTGCTTCGGGCTGCGTGTTTGGTTCTTTTGCTGCAATATACCCAGTGTACTTGGGGATGATGATCACCGCCGGGATTAGGAACAACGGCGTCGCATGTTGGGATTGCTTGCgagccaacgacgacggtggACAGGCTGGTTGGTGAAGGGGGGAGCAAGTGATGACTGCTACAAAGCCTAGTTGGGATGGCGGTACCACGCATTTAGACAGCCTTTGGCACTTCAAGGCATTTGCTACTCGGGGCGGATCGATGTATGGTCGGGATGGGTGAAGGAATGGATTGTGACATATTGCCATTTCTTTGAACTTGGGGGACATAATCGTAAACAGCACAACCCGTTATTGAAACATGACTCCCCCAGCTTGTTGCCCCATGCTGCTATCCTCGTCGTTGAACCGTTCGAGGGCGGGTTTCTCCCATGATATTGTACAGAATGCCGACGCCGTTGCACAGTCGAGTGCGAGTTCCATTTGTTgctcccatcccatcccatcccggcTGGGCCCATTGGTCGACCCGTGGACTATTTtcgacggggacgacgatgctgactATCCAACCCAACATGTGTGCCACCGCTGTCGCTCTTCaaggcgcgccgcgcgccgcacAGCCGTCCTACAACGTGTCGTCTCCGCGCTTCTGCCTCTCCTGCcgggcgacctcgtcccTGAAAGCGTTGCGGCCGGCGCCTGTGGTGCCCTGGCGCTCAAACGAGGGGTCGACGGGGctgccggcgaggctgccgaggccgtcgctgtcgcggCGGGGCCGCGTGGCCGAGGGCAGCTCGTCCGAGTAGtagccgtggccgccggggagcggcggggagacgggcgtggcgtcgagctggatgCCATTgtccttggcggcagcgcctccggccccgccgctgcggaaGAGgtccctcctcctgctgcggccgtcgtagccgtggtggcggcgccggcgggcgcggctcatgatgtcgccgaggtcgatgCGGCGCGTCTTGCGGTTCCAGACGcagaggccgacgacgaggagggcgatggtgccgaagacgacgggcagggcgatgacgagggtgTCGCCCTTGGGGACGGGGCTCGGGGTGGTGTGATCGAGGTCCGGgtcggtgatggcgacgggcagGGCGAGCGTCTTGTTGGTCACCTCGTACGAGCCCTTGACCGAGGCGTGGAGCGAAATGGTGACGTTGTTGAGGCGGTTGCCCTTGAGGAACGAGCGGTCCACCTTCCACGCGCGGAAGCCccaggcggcggggacgcgCTCAAACGTATCGAGGAGCACCATCTCCTTGGATGTGGTGTTGAGGTACTCGAGCCGCACGGCCACCTCGTACGTCGAGTTGCCGGCGAGCTTGTCCGACGTTCGGTTGTAGTAGTCGGGGTCCCAGGTGACTGTGTTGTGCCCCTCGCCGTTAGCAATTTGTAGCTGTATGAGCAACAACAACCCGTGCTGCCTCCTTGCCGGtagaagagagagaagggggggaagaTATCTTACTGTAGTAGGTGCTGCCGGTGAGGAGCGTCGAGTTGGCGGCAGGCCGGCAGAAGGGGGCATTGGGCCCGTCCTTGTTGAAGCAGCGGGAAAAGGagccctcgcccgtcttggcgTTGGTGGCCGTCGGGTTCGGCGGCTCGCCGGTGCTCGTCGTGATCTGGCCCCAGGTGGTCCACGTGTAGACCGACGCCGTGAGGTCgtggggggcggcgtcggcgacggccgagggcgtaccgtcgatggtggtgaggctGGGCGTGACCGTCTTGGACGGctggccctcgtcgtcgaccacgaCCCACGGGTCCGCGGCGCGCCAGCGGTCCGTCGGGCTCTCGCGCCGGTCGAGagctggcggtggtgtcggtgcggcggcggtgtcaggtgcggcatcgcgggcctgcaaggcggtggcggggacggcgcccacggcgcGGGAGTagacggccaagacggccagGAAGGCGGGAGCGCGCATTGCGGAGTGGAGCGGTCGGGTATCCggccgtgtgtgtgtgtgtgtgtgtgtcggaGTGATGCGGTGTACTGTCACGACGATtttcgccgcggcgggcgggatgaAGCACGGAAAGCGATGGCCTGTCTCGGGTTGGCAATCGACGGCGGTGCAAGCCAGGCAGGGGCGATTGATGAACGCaaacgcgcgcgcgacgagcgtctagggaaaaaaaagaaaagaggACGCGCCGGAGGGATGCAGAAGGGAACAAGGGATGAAGGGGATGACGGTAGTAGTAGAATCAAAGACCAAAAACTAGAAGCGGCATGGAAGGCCCGGAAGCTTTCCCTTGGCGGTGCAAAGTACGAAGTTCGCGGTACCTTAATTAGGCTACataggtacttcgtacctgccTACTTGGTGGTGCGACGAGGCTTTTTTCCCCGTTCCATTGGCCGGCGGGTCGTTGACTAACTACGTACCTACAGCCAGCGAATGCccgatttttttttttgattTTTTTTACTTCCTCTGGGAGGGACAATCAATCAACGTTCGTTACCAATCTgtactactaacttacttATCCAGCCATCCCTCGGCACCACCGGCTCACGGCTGGCGCTATTGTCGGGCTCTGCCGGGCGCGATCCAATCCAGGAGGGACTTCCCCCCCTTGAACCTCGCATGTGTAAGTACCTGACCAAGTGCTCGTgctgcggtggcgggcgggcatgcaCTGCTGTCGATCGACTAGGTGACGACGTTCCACCTAGCGACGTGGATGCCTGGGCGTGTCAAACAAAAGCGAACGGCACGAATAGAAGAGAGATACCAAACGCGGCGCGACCAACGAAACGCCCTGCTGAAATGTCAACTGCTGTCGCCCTGTATACAGGTCGCTAATCGATACAGGCAGGCTTGGAAGACGcccatcgccctcctcccttgcggcacgcacacacgacatgcgccgccgcattgACCCGGGCACAGACTGAAACGCTCCTGAAGCTCGAGCCGACCTGTCGCTTcaaacgccgcccagccgTGCCCTCGTCCCCGGGAACAGCATATCGTGGCCCCCTTCGGTGGGCGTTCGCCGAGCCGTCCCGCCGGTGTTTCGCATCACATGgagcctcgtcgccccccgtcgtcgggccccTGCAGATACACGAGATCGACGCAATGGACCACTTTGCCGTCCACCGTCTCCTTCTTGATGCTGGCCCCGACCCTGGTCGTCAGGTGGTTCATGTCGTTCCTCATCCGCACCGTCGAGTTGCGCGGTAGGCTCTTCACCGCGGCGAGCGTGTTGGTGACGTTGTACATGTCCTTGAAGACGGCCCCGTGGTTCATGACGTCAAAGAGCGACACccacgcctcctcgtcgcccttcttgccAAACGTCACCAGGAACATGGCGCCCGCACCCAGCTCCCCGTCGGGCCGCACGCCGTCGCGTCTCACGAACAGGGCGTACCCGCAGAACTCGGCCGCCCCCTCCGTGAAGAGCATCCGCCGCTGCGAGTCCCACTCCTCTTTGGGCATCAcgaagctcgtcgagaaggGGAAGTCGGGATAGTGCGTCTCCTCCGCTGTGTTGAGCCCCTTGCGCAGCATAAAGGCGTTGCTGTCGCTCGTCTCCAGTCGTTTGGActgggcggcgctgaggTGCCTGAAGAGGAACACCTCGCGCAGCTTTCCCGcgtcttccgccgccgccacgccaaACTCCGAGAGCATCGCCCGGCTGTAGACGCCTCCGCCATGTGGCTTGATCAAGATGCCTACGGGCTGCTTCCCGCTGGCTGTCGTCTCCTCGCAGTTCAACTTCAAGAGGTACGTGTCCCCCTTGCCCGAATAGAGGTTGACGTTCATGCGCAAGCCCTTGTTGGTCAAGAGGAACTCGGGGCTGTAGACGGTGTCGCCTGCGAGCTGAACCGATCCCGACTGGGCAAAGTCTGTGGGGGCCgcggcgaagacgccggAATGCTGGCGACTCGCCTCGGCGGTTCTCCACGCGAATATGCTGAGATCGTTGCTTTCGCGTGCGATTTCCTCCTGTAGCCGGAGAAAGGCCCTGGGTCCTTCGCCGTACAGCATCGGCATGTTGACGTCAAATATCCCCAGCAGACAGTATGCCATGTCCTCGACCCGAGTAGTCTGCCGGGCAGCGGCCCAGGACATCCTCTCCGCGATGGAGAGGGTCGGAAGGAGCTCGGGATCCTCCAAGACGCTCGCCTTCACCCTCGTGATCTCCGAAAGCATATCGCCGATGCTTGCCTTGGTACCGCACGGGACCCATGCCTGATCAAAGAACTGCACCGCCCGAGGCGCTATTAGCTCCTGGAGAGTCCACCCGCGCGTGAACCACCGGCACCCGCCCAGGCTCGACCTctctggccggccgccgacgactgCGGAGCTCGGCAGATCGGCGAGCCAAGCGTAGCAGGTGATGGCGTCTCGGTACCACTGGAACATGGAGTTGATGGCTTCCGTCagctcggcgctgctcgtcttGTCGATGCAGCAAGTGTCCACCCAGGCGTACTTGAGCCCTTCGCTCTCCGCCAACGCGCACGTTTTCGAGATCTTGGCAAATCCTTGTTTCCGCGATCGCACCTCCGGGTCGGGGTTGGTAAAGTCCTGGAACGTgacctcctcgtcctcccagGTATGCGACAGGATGGCGTAGGGCGGTGCCtgagcgccgcccgccatgaaCTCCTCCAGGGTTAGCGACTCGACGTTGATGAGCCTCATGTTTGTCGACGGGTGCCTCTCGAGGCTCCAGTTCTAGCAACACGGGAATATCGAATAAAGACTGTGGTCAAGGTACCAGCTTGCGAGGAACAATGCCATGGCTTTAAACATGTTGACAAGCGGGGAGATGCCCCTGCCCCCTCCATGTTCACACCCCCCTGCCTGATATTTGGCGCCTTCCATTTTCCCGCTTGGTGGCCAGGCCCCTTGCAAGCTGCGACTCCACGCTGTGCGGCTGAAGTGGGCTGGGCTTGGTGCATTACGAGTAAGCGGGCATTGAGACGACGCTGGGCCGGTGCTGTTTATGATGTTTTCCCACATTCAGAGTGCTTGTTTCCCTGGGTTGGGCGTTTACTGCTCGACTCAACGTTATTAGTGTACCACGTTCTCTGGCTGTCTCTCTGTGAATCTATCGTCGGCTTACATGCCGCCCTTGGACGCACATTTTGGGGATCACTCAGCGCTCAAAATAGCAGAGTAATCCGCATACGCTACTCTATTATGAGTATCACTCTAGCTCGTCCGTGGTCATGGCCACGAGGCCTCCCGTCTTGGCGGCCTGTCCAAGGACGAGAGAGCCCATCTACCTcttgccgccgtgcccggcCCCACACGGAGGTGGCTCACCGGGCCGTTCCccgcagccagcccggccggATTGTTTGACCGGACCCATTGCCTCCGCCGTTACGGAAGAGAACTGCACTTTACGCCATCATCCCTGCACACGTTTCCCGATGTTGGTGCTTTCCCATCGtgactgccgccgcagccagtTGCTCGTTTTCAATTCTAGGGAGACTCGAGTCGGATTCCGGACCGTTGTTCCAAAAACAAAGGGTTCACCG
This region of Purpureocillium takamizusanense chromosome 9, complete sequence genomic DNA includes:
- a CDS encoding uncharacterized protein (EggNog:ENOG503PDDP~COG:L), translating into MHPQPSASHDMMELPRSADLNSSSPLSASDTFGAAAMDAPISAGAAVVAQGAAPLVVMTKAPSDGQGDDCQTPATPSRGGASGNHGLATVVGVDAPSESEADSSLAAPASQSASDKQTSAVPDRDPESWVAPPAALQTPAAGMPAAGDAAALATLLGVHPTSRPQPPQPLPQLQPQPRSNPTSTSAARTLTTPSETPPSARSPTESTPATSQQQHFESAVPMGLGASKPSVNDEPAAAAAAEPSLPGRGQEERDSAHSVDPQCPPPPVQATAGSPADHGGAHGGLATPPELEPAASDDKFHIDYDYDDAQGHRILRLKPTTAQWDDFPAVLAYARKLGAEGDGCFKVIIPQSLCEPLPDKASKAVPANAYRVKQIRKTTFWQVSTVPSDGEFSSLNTGPEFAGTVDAAFKNLRRLFKTNKDRQMRNVRYRVDVPAWTPRQRLEAGVPERSPLHPLKGDKLDHTKAVIPGIHTPYVYESGPYFGATFQIHAEDFRLASLNHLYKGRKIWIVIPSTAVDIAEKALGRGTGCSQFMRHRAEFFFPDKLDKLGIPYRFVDQRPGETIVILPDAYHEGFSTGYTIAEAKNYADASWNTDAYQPCDVTCKLVTAIPAAFMRPLDQGEMRLDLCAAYGDDGKLKPLEVSQKRSHDALGDGVDVIAVAPFVSKSMQSTTPGGPDLKRVKV
- a CDS encoding uncharacterized protein (COG:S~EggNog:ENOG503P33Y~SECRETED:SignalP(1-19~SECRETED:cutsite=VGA-VP~SECRETED:prob=0.3359)~TransMembrane:1 (n3-13c18/19o273-294i)) encodes the protein MRAPAFLAVLAVYSRAVGAVPATALQARDAAPDTAAAPTPPPALDRRESPTDRWRAADPWVVVDDEGQPSKTVTPSLTTIDGTPSAVADAAPHDLTASVYTWTTWGQITTSTGEPPNPTATNAKTGEGSFSRCFNKDGPNAPFCRPAANSTLLTGSTYYITWDPDYYNRTSDKLAGNSTYEVAVRLEYLNTTSKEMVLLDTFERVPAAWGFRAWKVDRSFLKGNRLNNVTISLHASVKGSYEVTNKTLALPVAITDPDLDHTTPSPVPKGDTLVIALPVVFGTIALLVVGLCVWNRKTRRIDLGDIMSRARRRRHHGYDGRSRRRDLFRSGGAGGAAAKDNGIQLDATPVSPPLPGGHGYYSDELPSATRPRRDSDGLGSLAGSPVDPSFERQGTTGAGRNAFRDEVARQERQKRGDDTL
- a CDS encoding uncharacterized protein (COG:S~EggNog:ENOG503P04U) — encoded protein: MRLINVESLTLEEFMAGGAQAPPYAILSHTWEDEEVTFQDFTNPDPEVRSRKQGFAKISKTCALAESEGLKYAWVDTCCIDKTSSAELTEAINSMFQWYRDAITCYAWLADLPSSAVVGGRPERSSLGGCRWFTRGWTLQELIAPRAVQFFDQAWVPCGTKASIGDMLSEITRVKASVLEDPELLPTLSIAERMSWAAARQTTRVEDMAYCLLGIFDVNMPMLYGEGPRAFLRLQEEIARESNDLSIFAWRTAEASRQHSGVFAAAPTDFAQSGSVQLAGDTVYSPEFLLTNKGLRMNVNLYSGKGDTYLLKLNCEETTASGKQPVGILIKPHGGGVYSRAMLSEFGVAAAEDAGKLREVFLFRHLSAAQSKRLETSDSNAFMLRKGLNTAEETHYPDFPFSTSFVMPKEEWDSQRRMLFTEGAAEFCGYALFVRRDGVRPDGELGAGAMFLVTFGKKGDEEAWVSLFDVMNHGAVFKDMYNVTNTLAAVKSLPRNSTVRMRNDMNHLTTRVGASIKKETVDGKVVHCVDLVYLQGPDDGGRRGSM